One genomic segment of Blastopirellula marina includes these proteins:
- a CDS encoding UTP--glucose-1-phosphate uridylyltransferase — translation MSSEQELVKQLNEAGQTEMAQYLAACEEGIAKKLAAQLEQIDLKELAELAGEQASEEAPRDYTKLQPPQAVRLKDQDDPNKIATAREVGEKLLMEGKVAALLVAGGQGSRLGFDHPKGMFPVGPVSGNTLFQIHLEKIVARSRRYGKAIPLYLMTSPATHDETIEFLDKHDRFGMAQEDLHIFCQGTMPAIDLETKQLLLAEPDQLALSPDGHGGMLAALVKSGCLEDMTRRGIEQIYYFQVDNPLADVCEPEFLGLHHQAESEMSTQVVAKKLPEEKLGILAELDGQLQLVEYSELPAEQAAETIEDGTLKHWAGNIAVHGVKMSFLQRMSSQAGSLPWHKAIKKVPYVSPAGDVITPETPNAIKFERFIFDLLPQAQNPMVVEVDPALRFAPVKNADGAPSDTPQAAKDALCAIHRLWLKQCGVECADDRKIEISPLTALDAGQLKEKLDAKPELAKADYIND, via the coding sequence ATGTCGTCAGAGCAGGAACTTGTCAAACAGCTCAACGAAGCCGGCCAAACAGAAATGGCCCAATATTTAGCGGCCTGTGAAGAAGGTATCGCTAAAAAACTGGCCGCTCAACTCGAACAAATCGATCTAAAAGAGCTGGCCGAACTGGCTGGCGAACAGGCTTCCGAAGAGGCCCCGCGAGACTACACCAAACTGCAGCCCCCCCAAGCCGTTCGCCTAAAAGACCAGGACGATCCCAACAAGATTGCTACCGCACGCGAAGTGGGCGAGAAGCTTCTCATGGAAGGCAAGGTCGCTGCGCTGCTGGTCGCCGGCGGGCAAGGCTCTCGATTGGGATTCGATCATCCGAAAGGGATGTTCCCTGTCGGGCCGGTCTCTGGCAACACACTCTTTCAGATTCACTTGGAAAAGATCGTTGCCCGGAGTCGTCGTTATGGCAAGGCCATTCCGCTGTATCTCATGACCAGCCCGGCCACGCATGACGAGACGATCGAGTTTCTCGACAAGCACGACCGTTTCGGCATGGCCCAGGAAGATCTACACATCTTCTGCCAAGGCACCATGCCGGCGATCGATCTGGAAACGAAACAACTGCTGCTCGCCGAACCCGATCAACTCGCCCTGAGCCCCGATGGCCACGGTGGGATGCTGGCCGCCTTGGTGAAGAGCGGCTGCCTGGAAGACATGACTCGCCGCGGCATCGAGCAGATCTACTACTTCCAAGTCGACAATCCGTTGGCCGATGTCTGCGAACCAGAGTTTCTTGGCCTGCATCATCAGGCCGAAAGCGAGATGTCGACGCAGGTTGTCGCCAAGAAGCTGCCGGAGGAAAAGCTCGGCATCCTGGCCGAACTCGATGGACAATTGCAACTGGTCGAGTACAGCGAACTCCCCGCTGAGCAAGCCGCCGAAACGATTGAAGACGGAACCTTAAAACACTGGGCCGGCAATATCGCCGTGCATGGGGTGAAGATGTCGTTCCTGCAGCGAATGTCCTCGCAAGCTGGCAGCTTGCCGTGGCACAAAGCGATCAAGAAGGTTCCCTACGTCAGTCCAGCCGGCGATGTTATCACTCCGGAAACGCCCAACGCCATCAAGTTCGAGAGGTTCATCTTCGATCTTCTCCCTCAGGCCCAGAACCCGATGGTCGTGGAAGTCGATCCTGCTCTGCGATTCGCACCGGTGAAGAATGCCGACGGCGCACCGTCGGATACTCCGCAAGCCGCCAAAGATGCCCTCTGTGCGATTCACCGCTTGTGGCTCAAGCAATGTGGCGTCGAGTGTGCCGATGACCGTAAGATAGAGATCAGCCCGCTAACTGCCCTCGATGCTGGACAACTCAAGGAAAAGCTGGACGCCAAGCCAGAACTTGCCAAGGCCGACTACATCAACGACTAA
- a CDS encoding MFS transporter has product MSDAQVETEGPQGNRAARGIVFLTVFIDLLGFGMVLPLLPIYADQFVVDEAGWLIGLLMASFSAMQFIFAPLWGRLSDRIGRRPVLMIGLLGSVVFYSLFGVATIMQSLTLLFVSRIGAGIAGATISTAQAYIADTTTLSERPKGMALIGMAFGLGFTFGPLFGYLAVPTGVGDPGPAPGFAAAGLSLVALLLAYFKLPESLSVDSPSAAKQNLSVAGLRDALSVPSIAMLLTALFVVVFAFANFETTLSMLLKGRKGQVQPFSFTFGQVCLTYAYIGFTLALVQGGIVRRVAGRISEGILASFGCILMAIGMLLILKATQDQSVGLLMGSLAIVVAGFGFMMPSLNSFISRRSDPDKQGGILGIGQSVNSLARIIGSGLGIPLLKLNILAPFLISAIIMGVGLLLVIVASRSGKDFSAGEA; this is encoded by the coding sequence ATGTCAGATGCCCAAGTTGAAACGGAAGGACCGCAAGGCAATCGAGCGGCCCGGGGCATTGTCTTCCTGACGGTCTTTATCGACCTGTTGGGCTTCGGCATGGTTCTTCCCCTGTTGCCGATCTATGCCGATCAGTTTGTGGTGGATGAAGCAGGCTGGCTGATTGGTTTGCTGATGGCCAGTTTCTCGGCCATGCAGTTCATCTTCGCTCCGCTGTGGGGAAGGCTCTCCGATCGCATCGGCCGCCGCCCGGTGTTGATGATCGGTTTACTGGGAAGCGTTGTCTTCTATTCGCTCTTTGGCGTAGCGACAATCATGCAGTCGCTGACGCTGTTGTTTGTGTCACGTATTGGTGCCGGTATCGCCGGGGCGACCATCTCGACCGCTCAGGCCTACATCGCCGACACGACGACTCTTTCCGAACGTCCCAAAGGGATGGCACTGATCGGGATGGCGTTTGGCCTTGGTTTTACCTTTGGTCCGCTCTTTGGATACCTGGCCGTGCCCACCGGCGTTGGCGATCCAGGGCCAGCCCCAGGTTTCGCCGCTGCAGGGCTTTCGCTAGTGGCACTGCTGTTGGCCTATTTCAAGTTGCCGGAAAGCCTGTCGGTCGATAGCCCATCGGCTGCCAAGCAGAACCTTTCCGTCGCAGGCCTGCGTGATGCCTTGTCGGTTCCGTCGATCGCGATGCTGTTGACTGCGTTGTTTGTGGTGGTGTTCGCGTTTGCGAATTTCGAGACTACGCTTTCGATGCTGCTCAAAGGTCGCAAGGGGCAAGTGCAGCCATTCTCGTTTACCTTTGGCCAGGTCTGTTTGACGTATGCCTACATTGGATTCACGTTGGCGCTGGTCCAGGGGGGCATCGTGCGACGCGTGGCCGGCAGGATAAGTGAAGGAATCCTGGCCTCGTTTGGCTGTATCTTGATGGCCATCGGCATGCTGCTGATTCTAAAAGCCACGCAAGATCAGTCCGTTGGTCTGTTGATGGGATCGTTGGCGATTGTGGTGGCCGGTTTCGGATTCATGATGCCGTCGCTCAACTCGTTCATCTCGCGGCGTAGCGATCCCGATAAGCAAGGCGGGATCTTGGGCATCGGTCAAAGTGTGAACTCCCTGGCCCGCATTATCGGTTCCGGGTTGGGTATACCGCTGTTGAAGTTGAATATCTTGGCCCCGTTCCTGATTTCGGCCATCATCATGGGCGTAGGGCTGCTGCTAGTGATTGTGGCTTCACGTAGCGGAAAAGACTTTAGTGCCGGCGAGGCCTAA
- a CDS encoding phenylacetate--CoA ligase family protein, translating into MESTTPQQRETYRCNSPGNLAEYQLAKLNAMLAEILPQNKFYAQKFADVKLPLSSLEELTRLPFTFKEELIGSHESGDLANNRTYDLDKYVRFHRTSGTRGRPMVVLDTESDWQWWVEAWQYVLDAAEVSSSDRCFFAFSFGPFVGFWSAFDAATHRGCLAIPSGGLSTASRLELIQHSRATVVFCTPTYALHMAEVAQQNHIHLDELGVRCLILAGEPGGSIPAIRDRIQSAWNAKVIDHSGATEVGPWGFSDADQTGVYVNEAYFLPEFISLDTGTAAAEGELSELIITTLGRNGSPVIRYRTGDLVKPCWNTAGRCNFVLLEGGVLGRTDDMMIIRGVNVFPTSIEQILRGFPEVIEYRLTALKRGEMDAISVEVEDRKQEPERIAHELQLRLGLKVEVHLVEAGTLPRFEGKGRRFIDSRKG; encoded by the coding sequence ATGGAATCAACTACCCCCCAACAGCGCGAAACATACCGTTGCAACAGTCCCGGCAACCTGGCCGAGTACCAGTTAGCCAAACTGAACGCGATGCTGGCCGAGATACTTCCGCAGAATAAGTTTTACGCCCAGAAATTCGCGGACGTAAAACTGCCGCTCTCGTCGCTGGAAGAGCTTACCAGGCTTCCTTTCACGTTTAAGGAAGAACTGATCGGCAGCCACGAAAGTGGCGACTTGGCCAATAACCGCACGTACGACCTCGACAAGTACGTCCGCTTTCACCGAACCAGCGGGACACGCGGACGTCCGATGGTGGTACTCGACACCGAGTCCGACTGGCAGTGGTGGGTCGAGGCCTGGCAGTACGTGCTCGATGCGGCCGAGGTCAGCAGCTCAGACCGCTGCTTCTTCGCGTTTAGCTTTGGCCCCTTCGTTGGCTTCTGGAGCGCATTTGATGCGGCGACACACCGTGGCTGCCTGGCGATTCCCAGTGGCGGCCTGAGCACGGCTAGTCGGCTGGAACTGATTCAACACAGCCGTGCCACCGTTGTTTTCTGCACGCCGACGTATGCGTTGCACATGGCGGAAGTCGCCCAGCAAAATCACATACATCTCGACGAACTTGGCGTACGCTGCCTGATCCTGGCAGGCGAACCCGGGGGATCGATTCCCGCGATACGTGATCGGATTCAATCTGCTTGGAACGCTAAAGTAATCGACCATAGCGGTGCAACCGAGGTCGGGCCGTGGGGATTTTCCGATGCCGACCAAACCGGCGTCTACGTCAACGAAGCCTACTTTCTGCCTGAATTCATTTCGCTGGATACCGGGACAGCGGCTGCTGAAGGAGAACTGTCCGAACTGATCATCACCACGCTGGGTCGAAACGGGTCGCCAGTGATCCGCTATCGAACCGGCGACCTGGTGAAGCCCTGTTGGAATACCGCCGGTCGCTGTAATTTCGTGTTGCTGGAAGGAGGCGTGCTCGGTCGTACGGACGACATGATGATCATCCGCGGCGTCAATGTATTTCCAACATCGATTGAGCAGATTCTGCGAGGCTTTCCGGAAGTCATCGAGTATCGACTTACGGCCTTAAAGCGAGGCGAGATGGACGCGATATCGGTGGAGGTCGAAGACCGCAAGCAAGAGCCAGAACGAATCGCCCACGAGTTGCAATTGCGATTGGGCTTGAAGGTCGAGGTCCACCTGGTCGAAGCCGGGACGTTGCCTCGCTTCGAAGGAAAAGGCCGCCGCTTCATTGATTCACGAAAAGGTTAA
- a CDS encoding DUF1569 domain-containing protein, whose amino-acid sequence MGNQPTRRANDAGRLRDLQFATLEEAVVDARQLLASGYVRHGNWTLGQICWHLRIVQDPSIDGYPWYFSLFAFLRPIVRRTLMPRVLSGDSPKGIRTAPIFVPANELKDDEEVAAFEKSVERFLKHGGSFYPHPGFGRLDRETLHRIHAAHAAHHLRFLQTADE is encoded by the coding sequence ATGGGAAACCAGCCCACTCGCCGTGCAAACGATGCGGGTCGACTGCGCGATTTGCAATTCGCGACGCTCGAAGAGGCCGTGGTGGATGCCCGGCAGCTTCTCGCATCTGGTTATGTTCGCCACGGCAATTGGACGCTGGGCCAGATCTGTTGGCATTTGCGCATCGTCCAAGATCCAAGTATCGATGGCTACCCTTGGTATTTCAGCTTGTTTGCATTTCTGCGCCCGATCGTGCGGCGGACGCTGATGCCCAGGGTTCTCAGTGGCGATTCACCAAAGGGAATTCGCACGGCCCCCATCTTCGTTCCTGCGAACGAGCTGAAGGATGACGAGGAAGTCGCTGCGTTTGAGAAAAGTGTCGAGCGGTTCCTAAAGCATGGCGGCTCCTTCTATCCGCACCCTGGCTTCGGTCGCCTAGACCGCGAAACGCTGCATCGTATTCATGCAGCCCATGCCGCTCATCATCTTCGCTTCCTGCAAACAGCTGACGAATGA
- the amt gene encoding ammonium transporter translates to MRSVDGDLNQWSLRTDDLIAAIYNELPSGDSRLSNLPGGWQGTTKGRRRYRYYIEGHLVEISSRTLHDVWLVGSAALFFLMQAGFCCLEAGSVRSKNSINVAAKNLADFAVSGMIFWAFGFGLIFGASYMGWFGTSDFFFDGDSQGGNVEAFFLFQLMFCGTATTIIGGAVSERMRFASYLLTAVVVSSLIYPIYAHWVWGEGGWLAELGFVDFAGSSVVHGVGGWISLAVCLIVGPRIGRFDTKDSTTCNGHNLPMAALGAMLLAFGWIGFNAGSTLQLDDRIPHVVTTTILAGIAGATTTLVVARLLHIRRELELLINGLLAGLVAITACCHVVNLFDALVIGFVAGLIMMATAQLLAKLRIDDVVGAIPVHAAAGVWGTLSVALFGNLATLDTGLGRWEQLGVQLLGVCVCFGWSFLVGFGVLWSINRFSPFRVDRQTETVGLNVAEHGDKSELHDLLYVMEQHSETGNFAIDLDLQSQTDVGQIAQAYNSVVASLKEKQRQVEIAIEELYHAKKELRESSRQIHSLKSALDMHTLYSITDRSGKITEVNEGFCRISGYSAQELIGQDHRILNSGYHPKSFWVEMWRTLFAGETWRGEVCNRAKDGHLYWVDSTNIPFLDSEGKIEKLISLRFDITDRKRAEENSIAASNELQGVLGAATRVSIIATDCEGIISTFNAGAEAMLGYTAAEMVGKQTPKIIHVASEVIARGKELSELLGETVEGFEVFVKQAMINGHEEREWTYVRKDGSLLSVSLTVTARYDEEGQIIGYLGIAQDISDRKQAEDENRRLTERLDLALGASNTGLWDWVVSTGEVIFSDMWYTMLGYEPGELPMCIDTWSTLCHPEDLPIAMEALERHFRGEDAVFCSELRLRCKDGAWLWVRDVGEVVAWHEDGSPKRMVGVHIDVQELHQAIEQANSANQAKSEFLANMSHEIRTPMTAILGYSELLLNDLSMGDLTDEHRNALETINRNGEHLLAIINDILDMSKIDAGKLAMEVLPTQPHAIVEEVISLLNVRAVGKGIALRVRYDSAFPETIQSDPTRLRQILLNIVGNAIKFTEIGEVAITLSYIPHRQLMQFRVTDTGLGMTPAQLEKIANFEPFSQADSSTTREFGGTGLGLRISNCLANLLGGQIVVDSEQGFGSTFTISIATGDVSSSPLVQLKLDSQNEQLATEEVESQKASVSAKVETPEQLLEGIRILLAEDGLDNQRLISFVLRKAGAEVSVVENGLLAYESALTAVAQAAAFDVILMDMQMPVLDGYTAVSRLRKSGYKGNIVALTAHAMVGDRQKCIEAGCDDFATKPINRQHLIQLVRELVDTSASQRTSYADEVNS, encoded by the coding sequence GTGAGGTCTGTTGACGGTGATCTCAACCAATGGTCTCTGAGGACCGATGATCTCATCGCGGCGATTTACAACGAGCTTCCTTCCGGCGACTCTCGGCTGTCGAATCTGCCGGGGGGCTGGCAGGGGACCACTAAGGGCAGAAGGCGTTATCGGTACTACATCGAGGGGCATCTTGTGGAGATTTCTTCGCGCACGTTACACGATGTATGGCTCGTTGGTAGTGCGGCCCTATTCTTTCTCATGCAAGCCGGTTTCTGTTGCTTGGAAGCCGGATCGGTTCGTTCGAAGAACAGTATTAATGTTGCTGCGAAAAACCTGGCCGACTTTGCTGTCTCTGGGATGATCTTCTGGGCCTTTGGCTTTGGGCTGATCTTTGGTGCCTCGTACATGGGGTGGTTTGGGACTAGCGACTTCTTCTTCGACGGTGACTCGCAGGGAGGGAACGTCGAGGCCTTTTTCCTGTTTCAGTTGATGTTCTGCGGGACAGCAACCACGATCATTGGCGGTGCCGTTTCAGAGCGGATGCGGTTTGCAAGTTACTTGCTCACGGCAGTTGTTGTTTCCTCTCTGATCTACCCCATTTACGCGCATTGGGTCTGGGGTGAAGGAGGCTGGTTGGCTGAGTTGGGCTTTGTCGACTTCGCTGGAAGCTCGGTGGTGCATGGTGTGGGCGGTTGGATTAGCCTCGCGGTTTGCCTCATCGTCGGTCCTCGAATTGGGCGTTTCGATACCAAGGATTCAACGACCTGTAATGGCCACAACTTGCCGATGGCGGCGCTCGGGGCCATGCTCCTGGCTTTTGGCTGGATAGGATTTAATGCTGGAAGCACGTTGCAATTAGACGACCGGATTCCGCATGTAGTGACGACAACGATCCTCGCTGGCATTGCCGGTGCGACGACAACGCTCGTGGTCGCGCGACTGCTCCACATTCGGAGAGAGCTGGAACTGTTGATTAATGGTCTTCTGGCGGGGCTTGTTGCGATTACGGCGTGTTGCCATGTGGTGAATTTGTTCGATGCCTTGGTCATCGGATTTGTGGCCGGCCTGATCATGATGGCTACTGCGCAATTGCTCGCGAAGCTTCGGATTGACGACGTCGTCGGGGCAATTCCTGTCCATGCCGCTGCTGGCGTATGGGGAACATTGTCCGTTGCCCTATTTGGCAACCTGGCGACACTTGATACTGGTCTGGGACGCTGGGAACAGTTGGGTGTGCAATTGTTGGGCGTATGTGTCTGTTTTGGCTGGTCTTTTCTGGTTGGCTTCGGGGTCTTGTGGTCGATCAATCGATTCAGTCCATTTCGGGTCGATCGTCAAACGGAGACGGTAGGGCTGAACGTGGCCGAACACGGCGATAAGTCGGAACTCCACGACCTGCTGTACGTCATGGAGCAGCACTCCGAGACCGGCAACTTTGCGATTGACCTGGACCTGCAATCGCAAACCGATGTGGGCCAGATTGCACAGGCATACAATAGTGTTGTTGCATCGCTAAAAGAGAAACAAAGACAAGTAGAAATCGCGATCGAAGAGCTCTACCATGCGAAAAAGGAATTGCGTGAGTCGAGCCGGCAGATACATTCACTCAAGTCTGCCCTCGATATGCACACGCTCTATTCGATTACCGATCGATCGGGAAAAATTACCGAGGTAAACGAAGGCTTCTGCCGGATCTCAGGCTACAGCGCTCAAGAGCTAATTGGTCAAGATCATCGCATTCTGAATTCCGGCTATCACCCGAAATCGTTTTGGGTAGAGATGTGGCGAACCCTTTTTGCAGGCGAGACCTGGCGCGGTGAAGTTTGCAATCGTGCTAAAGATGGCCACCTGTATTGGGTGGACTCCACGAACATTCCTTTCCTGGATTCTGAGGGAAAGATCGAGAAGCTGATATCGCTTCGGTTTGATATTACTGACCGAAAGCGTGCCGAGGAAAACTCCATAGCGGCCAGCAACGAACTGCAAGGCGTACTCGGTGCCGCGACGCGTGTCTCCATCATCGCCACCGATTGCGAAGGAATCATTTCAACATTCAATGCCGGGGCCGAAGCGATGCTTGGTTATACGGCCGCCGAGATGGTCGGAAAGCAAACGCCGAAAATCATTCATGTCGCATCGGAAGTGATCGCTCGGGGGAAAGAACTGAGTGAACTACTTGGCGAGACTGTCGAAGGTTTTGAGGTTTTCGTCAAACAGGCCATGATCAATGGTCACGAAGAACGAGAGTGGACCTATGTTCGCAAAGACGGCTCGTTGCTGAGCGTCAGCCTTACGGTTACTGCCAGGTACGATGAGGAAGGCCAGATTATCGGCTACCTTGGGATCGCGCAGGACATCTCGGATCGCAAGCAAGCGGAAGACGAAAACCGCCGCTTGACCGAGCGTTTGGACCTTGCCCTGGGGGCATCGAACACAGGGCTTTGGGACTGGGTGGTGTCGACCGGTGAAGTCATCTTCAGCGACATGTGGTATACGATGCTTGGCTACGAGCCTGGCGAATTGCCGATGTGTATCGATACGTGGAGCACCCTTTGCCATCCCGAGGACCTGCCCATCGCAATGGAAGCTCTGGAGCGGCATTTTCGGGGGGAAGATGCGGTCTTCTGCAGCGAGCTTCGCCTACGCTGCAAGGATGGTGCGTGGTTGTGGGTTCGTGACGTTGGCGAAGTGGTGGCCTGGCACGAAGATGGTTCCCCCAAGCGAATGGTCGGCGTCCATATCGACGTTCAGGAACTGCATCAGGCCATCGAACAAGCGAACTCGGCCAACCAGGCCAAGAGTGAATTCCTGGCGAATATGTCGCACGAAATTCGGACCCCCATGACGGCCATCTTGGGGTATTCGGAGTTGCTGCTCAACGACCTTTCCATGGGGGATTTGACGGACGAACACCGTAATGCATTGGAGACCATCAATCGCAACGGCGAGCACTTGCTCGCGATCATCAACGACATTCTGGATATGTCCAAGATTGATGCCGGCAAGTTGGCCATGGAGGTGCTGCCGACGCAACCACATGCGATCGTCGAAGAAGTGATCTCACTGCTCAACGTACGCGCCGTCGGCAAGGGGATCGCACTGCGTGTCCGATATGACTCTGCTTTCCCTGAAACGATTCAATCGGACCCGACTCGTTTACGGCAGATCTTGCTGAATATTGTTGGCAATGCAATCAAGTTTACCGAGATTGGGGAAGTGGCGATTACGCTTTCTTACATCCCTCACCGGCAGCTTATGCAATTCCGCGTTACCGATACGGGGTTGGGGATGACACCGGCGCAGTTAGAGAAGATCGCCAATTTCGAGCCTTTCAGTCAGGCCGACTCATCCACAACGCGCGAGTTTGGCGGGACAGGCCTTGGGCTGCGCATCTCGAATTGCCTGGCGAATTTATTAGGGGGGCAGATCGTTGTCGATTCCGAGCAAGGTTTCGGCAGTACGTTTACCATCTCCATTGCGACCGGGGATGTCAGTTCGTCACCACTGGTACAGCTGAAACTCGACTCACAAAACGAACAGCTTGCCACGGAAGAGGTGGAATCGCAGAAGGCCTCGGTGAGTGCCAAGGTAGAAACCCCCGAACAACTTCTCGAGGGCATTCGAATCCTGCTTGCCGAGGATGGCCTTGATAACCAGCGTCTCATTTCTTTCGTTCTCAGAAAGGCCGGAGCCGAGGTAAGCGTCGTTGAAAACGGGCTGCTCGCTTACGAATCGGCCTTGACCGCGGTTGCCCAAGCGGCTGCTTTCGACGTGATTCTGATGGATATGCAGATGCCGGTGCTCGATGGCTATACGGCGGTCAGTAGGCTTCGCAAGTCTGGCTACAAAGGAAACATCGTGGCATTGACGGCACATGCGATGGTCGGTGACCGTCAAAAATGTATCGAGGCTGGTTGCGACGACTTCGCCACCAAGCCCATCAACCGCCAGCACTTGATCCAGCTTGTGCGGGAGCTTGTCGACACTTCGGCATCGCAACGAACATCGTATGCGGATGAAGTGAACTCTTAA
- the ruvX gene encoding Holliday junction resolvase RuvX, with product MSSQIPEIPDKGRIAAVDYGTVRIGVAITDPDRVLCSPLENYNRRSPSKDAQYFKELAELERIVLFVVGLPVHMSGDESQKSYEARQFGKWLFETTGVPVTFYDERFTTSMAKDLLQEAGLTKKRRKARLDMLSAQILLTAFLENPDRALGSISGLEDR from the coding sequence ATGAGCAGCCAGATCCCTGAAATCCCCGATAAAGGACGCATCGCCGCGGTCGATTACGGCACGGTGAGAATCGGCGTCGCGATCACCGATCCCGATCGCGTGCTGTGCAGTCCGCTGGAAAACTACAACCGTCGCAGCCCCTCGAAAGACGCCCAGTACTTTAAGGAACTGGCCGAGTTGGAACGCATCGTCTTGTTTGTTGTTGGCCTTCCTGTGCATATGAGTGGCGATGAAAGCCAGAAGTCGTACGAAGCACGCCAGTTCGGCAAGTGGCTCTTCGAGACGACAGGCGTACCGGTAACGTTCTACGATGAACGCTTCACTACGAGCATGGCCAAAGACCTGCTGCAAGAGGCAGGCCTGACGAAGAAACGCCGCAAAGCGCGACTCGACATGCTGTCGGCGCAGATCTTACTCACGGCGTTTCTGGAAAACCCTGACCGAGCGTTGGGTAGCATTTCAGGATTGGAAGACCGTTAG
- a CDS encoding mannose-1-phosphate guanylyltransferase, with the protein MLHAIIMAGGSGTRFWPASRNQHPKQLLRMTGETSMIQATCNRLGDLVPSEHLYIFTAKHLVDPIAEQLPKVPRNSIVGEPHKRDTAPCIGLAAMLVQKNDPDGTMVVMPSDHVISPESVFRDSIEAAVALVEENPERIVTFGIPPTYAAETFGYIERGTPLKATSIKAFEVARFREKPKGKVAQEYFESGNFYWNAGIFIWKAKTVLDAIKKNEPKMFAHLQAIADNWGTDKQEEVFDKEFGAIQGKSIDYAVMEHHEAIVVVEAPFNWDDVGNWQSMARLHGQDEHGNTHLGDVLAIDSNGCIVRGEHGHLIVTLGTQELIVVHTPDATLIADKSREEDIRKVVKKLEEGGLRHLL; encoded by the coding sequence ATGTTACACGCGATCATCATGGCCGGAGGATCCGGTACGCGTTTCTGGCCTGCCAGTCGAAACCAACATCCCAAGCAATTGCTCCGGATGACCGGCGAAACTTCCATGATTCAGGCAACCTGTAATCGGCTAGGTGACCTGGTGCCAAGCGAGCATCTGTACATCTTCACGGCCAAGCATCTCGTCGACCCTATCGCCGAGCAGTTGCCCAAGGTGCCGAGAAACTCGATCGTCGGCGAACCTCATAAACGAGACACGGCACCTTGTATCGGACTGGCAGCGATGCTGGTGCAAAAGAACGATCCCGATGGCACGATGGTAGTCATGCCGTCGGATCACGTGATCTCGCCTGAGTCCGTTTTTCGTGATTCGATCGAAGCCGCCGTTGCGTTGGTCGAAGAAAACCCGGAGAGGATCGTCACGTTCGGTATTCCACCAACCTATGCGGCCGAAACGTTCGGCTATATCGAACGTGGCACGCCGCTCAAAGCAACTTCCATCAAGGCCTTCGAGGTCGCTCGCTTCCGCGAGAAACCCAAAGGTAAGGTTGCCCAAGAGTATTTCGAGTCTGGCAACTTCTACTGGAATGCAGGCATCTTCATCTGGAAGGCCAAAACCGTTCTCGATGCAATCAAGAAGAACGAACCGAAGATGTTCGCGCACTTGCAAGCGATCGCCGACAACTGGGGAACGGACAAGCAGGAGGAAGTATTCGACAAAGAATTCGGAGCCATCCAGGGCAAGTCGATCGACTACGCGGTGATGGAACACCACGAAGCGATTGTCGTTGTCGAAGCGCCTTTCAACTGGGACGATGTCGGCAACTGGCAAAGCATGGCTCGCCTGCATGGGCAAGACGAACACGGCAATACGCATCTGGGTGATGTCCTGGCGATCGATTCCAACGGCTGTATCGTTCGCGGAGAGCATGGGCATCTGATCGTTACCCTGGGCACCCAGGAACTGATTGTTGTGCACACCCCAGATGCCACCCTGATCGCCGACAAATCGCGGGAAGAAGACATCCGCAAGGTGGTCAAGAAACTGGAAGAGGGAGGCCTGCGGCACCTTCTATAA
- a CDS encoding gamma-butyrobetaine hydroxylase-like domain-containing protein: MTAQPTALALLPDGRLRIDWSDDTVRVYKARDLREASPDALTREKKSHQAEKPSNQLTVLSPAETAPLTIKGMNPVGHYAYQIVFSDGHDSGIYRYEYLYELGERYESQ; the protein is encoded by the coding sequence ATGACCGCCCAGCCCACTGCCCTGGCCTTGCTGCCTGACGGACGCCTGCGAATCGATTGGAGCGACGACACCGTTCGCGTTTATAAAGCTCGCGATTTACGGGAAGCGAGTCCCGACGCACTAACGCGTGAAAAGAAATCGCATCAAGCCGAGAAACCATCTAACCAGTTGACCGTTCTGAGTCCAGCCGAGACGGCTCCCCTGACAATCAAAGGGATGAACCCGGTCGGTCATTATGCCTATCAAATCGTCTTCAGCGACGGTCACGACTCAGGCATCTACCGCTACGAATATCTCTACGAACTCGGTGAGCGTTACGAGTCGCAGTAG